One stretch of Methanobacterium veterum DNA includes these proteins:
- a CDS encoding ParA family protein, producing the protein MAEIIAVLNQKGGSGKTTTAVNLATALAKKGKKIALVDFDPQGNATTYLGLMKREMKNTMRDVLHEKIDVKDAVRITEYEGLELIPSNIKLSGIEGYLNAQTSPISVLKSKLKNIKEDYDYIFIDAPPTLNIIATNVLTAADSVIIPIQADPFALEGMVDLLEVIDIIAEDLNSPTEIKGVLITKFRANTKLGKEVKAEVQKYFKDELFKTTIPDNIKVSEAPGYNKPVIVYDPDCAGSKAYIELADEFLARENK; encoded by the coding sequence ATGGCAGAAATTATAGCAGTCCTTAATCAGAAAGGAGGAAGTGGAAAAACAACCACTGCCGTAAATTTAGCCACAGCACTGGCAAAAAAGGGTAAAAAAATAGCATTAGTAGACTTTGACCCACAAGGTAATGCAACGACATACCTTGGATTGATGAAAAGAGAAATGAAAAACACCATGCGAGACGTACTTCATGAGAAGATAGATGTTAAAGATGCAGTACGGATTACTGAATATGAGGGGCTGGAATTAATTCCATCAAACATAAAACTCTCAGGTATTGAAGGGTATCTCAATGCTCAAACTTCTCCCATTTCAGTATTAAAAAGTAAACTGAAAAATATCAAGGAGGACTATGACTACATCTTCATAGATGCGCCCCCCACATTAAACATTATAGCCACAAATGTGCTTACGGCAGCAGACAGCGTAATTATACCAATCCAGGCAGACCCATTTGCACTAGAAGGAATGGTAGACCTGCTTGAAGTTATTGATATTATAGCAGAAGACCTTAACAGCCCTACAGAAATTAAAGGAGTTCTTATAACTAAATTCAGAGCCAATACAAAATTAGGTAAAGAAGTTAAAGCAGAAGTGCAGAAGTATTTCAAAGACGAACTGTTTAAAACTACTATTCCAGATAACATTAAGGTATCTGAAGCTCCAGGATACAACAAGCCAGTAATCGTCTATGATCCAGATTGTGCAGGTAGCAAAGCATACATTGAACTGGCAGATGAATTTTTAGCGAGGGAGAACAAATGA
- a CDS encoding cation diffusion facilitator family transporter, with the protein MQNASEREKIGKQASYVAIFGNIFLTIFNIIVGIFSGSTALVAEGFHTLSDVLTSVIAFIGFKIGMKPADEEHQYGHGRAEPIVGLIIVVFLLIVAYEIIYGAYAKIILGEIVAPPGLIAAIMAAIGIGINYTMSTYLTRSGERINSPALIADGKHQRVDIFSCVTVLIGVVISQFGIPIIDTIVSVFIAIIILNTAFHLALDNFNTLMGKIPSKELIEDIKSAALASECVKGVHDVKVNNMGPYASAELHIELNKELKLEKSHKIAHEVEQNIINNVESIKMVSVHTCPIEVICKQNLEKNN; encoded by the coding sequence TTGCAGAATGCATCAGAGAGAGAAAAAATAGGTAAACAAGCATCTTATGTCGCCATATTTGGAAATATATTCCTTACAATATTTAATATAATCGTTGGGATTTTTTCTGGAAGTACCGCACTTGTAGCTGAAGGTTTTCACACATTATCTGATGTTTTAACTTCAGTTATAGCATTTATAGGTTTTAAAATAGGTATGAAACCAGCGGATGAAGAACACCAGTATGGTCATGGTAGAGCAGAACCTATTGTAGGACTTATTATTGTTGTGTTTTTATTAATCGTGGCTTATGAGATAATATATGGGGCTTATGCCAAAATTATTCTTGGAGAAATAGTTGCACCTCCAGGTTTGATAGCTGCCATAATGGCTGCAATTGGAATAGGGATAAATTATACAATGAGTACTTATCTTACAAGATCTGGAGAAAGAATTAATAGTCCTGCGCTTATAGCTGATGGGAAACATCAAAGAGTGGATATATTCTCATGCGTAACTGTTCTAATTGGAGTCGTAATATCTCAATTTGGAATACCTATCATAGATACTATTGTATCAGTATTCATAGCCATAATAATACTTAATACAGCTTTTCATCTAGCACTGGACAATTTCAACACATTAATGGGTAAAATACCATCAAAAGAGCTTATTGAAGATATTAAAAGCGCAGCATTAGCATCAGAATGTGTTAAAGGAGTCCATGATGTAAAAGTAAATAATATGGGACCTTATGCATCTGCGGAACTGCATATTGAATTAAATAAAGAGTTAAAACTTGAAAAATCTCATAAAATAGCCCATGAGGTTGAACAAAATATAATTAACAATGTTGAATCTATTAAAATGGTCAGTGTTCACACCTGCCCTATTGAAGTAATATGTAAGCAAAATTTAGAAAAAAATAACTAA
- a CDS encoding TrmB family transcriptional regulator — translation MNEISTNLIESLKTMGLAEYEAKVYSTLVLFERAEVKRIYEYLNVPKPSVYQSLKGLMDKGLVMMVSSKPAIYRATPPKIALKHLIEVHKNAEKSALDELEHLEKSNLESEDSEIIWTLFGENNVEHSMEELISKAKKSIKVLLPTEYIDFLSFVKNKDLKIELLTFGKDTSIASRYNLKNLTVHDGQEIDVLDFGDLSKYLDSLPLPPEQYAKSIFIFIDNNEFMFVPPYPGKTKSGVTSKNPYLIGLVNIIAGAVWEHTPEVPLK, via the coding sequence ATGAATGAAATATCAACCAACCTTATTGAATCATTGAAAACTATGGGATTAGCCGAATACGAGGCTAAAGTGTACTCTACTTTAGTACTATTTGAACGTGCAGAAGTTAAACGAATATATGAATATTTAAACGTGCCTAAACCAAGTGTATATCAAAGTTTAAAAGGATTAATGGACAAAGGCCTGGTAATGATGGTTAGTTCCAAACCTGCAATTTACAGGGCTACCCCTCCCAAAATAGCCCTTAAACATCTGATAGAAGTGCATAAAAATGCAGAAAAAAGCGCCCTAGACGAATTAGAGCATCTTGAAAAAAGTAATTTAGAGTCGGAAGATTCTGAAATCATATGGACTCTCTTTGGCGAAAATAATGTTGAACACAGTATGGAAGAGTTAATAAGTAAAGCCAAAAAGTCGATAAAGGTTCTTCTCCCTACAGAATATATAGATTTTCTTTCTTTTGTAAAGAACAAAGACTTAAAAATTGAGTTATTAACATTTGGGAAGGACACATCCATTGCAAGTCGTTACAACTTAAAAAACTTAACGGTGCATGATGGACAGGAAATAGATGTTTTAGACTTTGGGGATCTTTCTAAATATTTAGATAGCCTCCCTTTACCTCCAGAACAGTATGCTAAATCCATATTTATATTCATTGATAATAATGAATTTATGTTTGTACCTCCATATCCTGGAAAGACCAAGTCTGGTGTTACATCAAAAAACCCTTATCTTATCGGCCTTGTGAATATAATAGCTGGTGCAGTATGGGAACACACTCCAGAAGTGCCATTAAAATAA
- a CDS encoding YnfA family protein: MEAVIKSIIYFIVAGFCEIGGGYLIWLWLREGGAIWLAVLGGIILVLYGVVATLQPANFGRVYAAYGGIFIAMAIIWGWQVDKVTPDRFDIIGGLICLVGMAMIMYWPRN, translated from the coding sequence ATGGAAGCAGTTATTAAATCAATTATTTATTTTATAGTTGCAGGATTTTGTGAAATCGGGGGAGGCTATTTAATATGGCTCTGGTTACGTGAAGGAGGAGCTATATGGCTTGCAGTTTTAGGAGGAATAATTTTGGTTTTATATGGAGTAGTAGCAACGCTTCAACCTGCAAATTTTGGAAGAGTTTACGCTGCATACGGGGGAATTTTTATAGCAATGGCCATAATCTGGGGATGGCAAGTAGATAAAGTAACCCCTGACCGATTTGACATTATAGGTGGGTTAATATGTCTTGTAGGAATGGCAATGATAATGTACTGGCCAAGAAATTAG
- a CDS encoding YhgE/Pip domain-containing protein, translating into MIKGITEIFKNDIKAIIRNPVVIFVLLVIICIPALYALLNMQATWDPYSETQNIKVAVVNTDSGYNTNGTHYNVGNTLVDELKNNTNFSWQFVDKDTALNGVKNGTYYAALIIPSNFSEDLLSIETTTPQQAKIQYIVNDKLNPVAPRLTNAGADEVQTKINNEIVKTVDGIIFGKLSDVGDVAKENKAQFLKLRSFVNELNGKISAINSDISEANSDMSTIQEIWPKVSAALPEIQNYSNAIRKNYDSLYNQIESNPQAALSKVQNMETQLNTTITGLKYVDAILTTLYNATGDAQLKPIITQIETDIGYGNQALAVLQKVETAIKEGKNPKGELTQLKTLIDEMDNGVNTLVANKASINQKINSAAAKLSLVNSKWPTVKSAIPIAAAKLNSINVADIDKLIAFSDTNQGDVKNYFESPVELDKESMYPVDNYGSALAPFYIPISLWIGCIIAVAMISMRVKTGRIYNAASVYLGRMGIFLIIAILQALLVAIGSLYLHVQISSALLFVLTTLYIGICAMIIVYSMTSAFGNAGKALAIIILVLQITATAGIFPLEILPPFFQAIHPYLPLTYGVGALREVVAGVIWSTYWYNILYLTVFPILAFVLTLLIKEKVDKRAQWTEEKLKESGLF; encoded by the coding sequence ATGATAAAAGGGATAACAGAAATCTTTAAAAATGATATTAAAGCTATTATACGCAACCCAGTAGTCATATTTGTATTACTCGTAATTATCTGTATACCTGCACTTTATGCATTACTCAATATGCAAGCAACATGGGATCCCTACAGCGAAACTCAGAATATTAAAGTCGCAGTAGTTAATACTGATTCCGGTTATAACACCAATGGTACGCACTATAATGTTGGAAACACGTTAGTTGACGAATTAAAAAATAATACTAATTTCAGCTGGCAGTTTGTTGACAAAGATACCGCCCTAAATGGCGTTAAAAATGGAACATATTATGCAGCATTAATAATTCCAAGTAATTTCAGTGAAGATTTACTTTCCATTGAAACAACAACCCCTCAACAGGCTAAAATACAATACATAGTTAATGATAAATTAAATCCAGTCGCTCCAAGGCTTACAAATGCCGGGGCTGATGAAGTACAAACTAAAATTAACAATGAGATAGTTAAAACTGTGGACGGAATTATTTTTGGTAAGCTCAGTGACGTAGGGGACGTAGCTAAGGAAAACAAAGCACAATTCCTTAAACTAAGATCATTTGTAAATGAACTGAACGGAAAAATAAGTGCTATAAACTCAGATATATCAGAAGCAAATTCAGATATGAGTACCATACAGGAAATATGGCCCAAAGTTAGCGCAGCACTACCAGAGATACAGAACTATTCCAATGCCATAAGGAAAAATTATGATTCATTATATAATCAAATTGAATCCAATCCTCAAGCAGCTTTAAGTAAAGTTCAAAACATGGAAACACAGTTAAACACAACTATAACTGGCCTTAAATACGTTGATGCTATTTTAACCACATTATACAATGCAACAGGGGACGCTCAGTTAAAACCAATCATTACACAAATTGAAACTGATATTGGCTATGGAAATCAAGCATTAGCTGTATTACAAAAGGTAGAAACTGCTATAAAAGAAGGTAAAAATCCAAAAGGAGAACTAACACAATTAAAAACTTTAATCGATGAAATGGATAATGGAGTAAATACATTAGTAGCTAACAAAGCAAGTATAAATCAAAAAATTAACAGCGCAGCAGCAAAGTTAAGTTTAGTCAACTCAAAATGGCCTACAGTTAAAAGTGCTATACCTATAGCTGCAGCCAAACTAAACTCAATAAATGTAGCAGATATAGACAAATTAATAGCTTTCTCAGATACTAACCAGGGTGATGTTAAAAATTACTTTGAAAGCCCGGTAGAATTAGATAAAGAAAGCATGTATCCAGTGGATAACTATGGATCTGCTCTAGCTCCATTTTATATACCAATATCATTGTGGATAGGGTGCATTATAGCCGTCGCAATGATAAGCATGCGGGTAAAAACAGGCAGAATATATAATGCCGCCAGTGTTTATCTTGGAAGAATGGGAATCTTCTTAATAATAGCCATACTGCAGGCATTATTAGTTGCAATAGGGTCATTATACCTGCATGTGCAGATTTCATCAGCGCTGCTGTTTGTTTTGACCACACTGTATATTGGTATATGTGCCATGATAATAGTCTATTCAATGACGTCTGCTTTTGGAAACGCGGGAAAAGCACTGGCCATCATAATACTTGTACTGCAAATTACAGCAACCGCGGGAATTTTCCCACTGGAGATACTGCCTCCATTTTTCCAGGCGATACATCCATATTTACCCCTTACATATGGAGTTGGAGCTCTAAGAGAAGTAGTTGCAGGAGTTATATGGAGCACATACTGGTATAATATCCTGTATCTGACAGTATTCCCAATTTTGGCCTTTGTTCTAACACTTTTGATTAAAGAGAAGGTAGACAAACGTGCTCAGTGGACAGAAGAAAAATTAAAGGAAAGCGGTTTATTTTAA
- the nudC gene encoding NAD(+) diphosphatase has protein sequence MSRESIYNRYIPAVIPDPENDNCAYWFVFNQNKLLVTDNEIKIPCTKNIEEFDIFPIRTQYLGTLDGHPCYSAEVNFDTDELKKMDFRELRSLYGVLDEDVFLLAGKAFQIVNWDQTHQYCGRCGFQTEALQGENAKICPECGFISYTRISPAIITAVLKDDKILLARGSNFPENWYSIIAGFVEPGETLEECVKREVAEEVGLKVKNIRYFGSQPWPFPHSLMIGFISEYESGEICVDNYEITDAKWFSIDNLPELPSKMSISREIIDWYIKSMKSKQL, from the coding sequence ATGTCAAGAGAAAGCATTTACAATCGATACATTCCAGCAGTTATTCCAGATCCTGAAAATGATAACTGCGCATACTGGTTCGTGTTTAACCAGAATAAATTATTAGTAACCGATAACGAGATTAAGATCCCCTGCACAAAGAATATAGAAGAATTTGATATTTTTCCAATTAGAACCCAGTATCTTGGAACATTAGATGGGCATCCCTGTTACTCTGCAGAAGTCAATTTTGATACAGATGAGCTGAAAAAAATGGATTTTAGAGAGTTGCGTTCATTATATGGCGTTTTAGATGAAGATGTGTTCCTTCTAGCTGGAAAAGCTTTTCAGATTGTAAATTGGGATCAGACGCACCAGTACTGCGGTAGATGCGGCTTTCAAACTGAGGCGCTACAGGGTGAAAATGCAAAAATCTGTCCAGAATGCGGATTCATAAGTTACACCCGTATTTCTCCAGCCATAATAACCGCAGTATTAAAAGATGATAAAATTCTCCTGGCTCGTGGCAGTAATTTCCCCGAAAACTGGTACAGTATTATTGCAGGGTTTGTAGAACCGGGAGAAACCCTTGAAGAATGTGTAAAAAGAGAAGTTGCAGAAGAGGTAGGCTTAAAGGTTAAAAATATAAGATATTTTGGAAGTCAACCATGGCCGTTTCCCCATTCACTGATGATTGGCTTTATATCTGAGTATGAAAGCGGTGAAATATGCGTTGATAACTATGAAATAACAGATGCAAAATGGTTCAGCATTGATAATCTTCCAGAGCTGCCTTCAAAGATGAGTATATCAAGAGAAATTATAGACTGGTACATAAAATCAATGAAATCAAAACAACTTTAA
- a CDS encoding hemerythrin domain-containing protein, with protein MTHQKLYEMLEHDHEEVKEMFKEAINNEDPSKYKEIKKELEVHMKGEEDFYYPKAKKADKDLVEHGIEEHEEAKSLIKELDRLGKNDGQFMPKLKELKDSVEHHVDEEEHKLFPKSRDTLSDNEEKEIAEKIEEEKSKMM; from the coding sequence ATGACACATCAAAAGCTTTATGAAATGTTAGAACATGACCATGAAGAAGTTAAAGAAATGTTTAAAGAAGCAATAAATAATGAAGATCCTTCTAAGTACAAAGAAATTAAAAAAGAATTAGAAGTGCACATGAAAGGGGAAGAAGATTTTTATTATCCCAAAGCAAAGAAAGCTGATAAAGATTTAGTTGAACACGGTATTGAAGAGCATGAAGAAGCTAAAAGCTTAATAAAAGAATTAGATAGGCTTGGGAAGAACGATGGGCAATTCATGCCTAAACTAAAAGAATTAAAGGATTCTGTAGAACATCATGTTGATGAGGAAGAGCATAAATTATTCCCTAAATCTAGGGACACTCTAAGTGATAATGAAGAGAAAGAAATTGCTGAAAAGATTGAAGAAGAAAAATCAAAAATGATGTAA
- a CDS encoding MFS transporter produces the protein MGSEESANMYDKEHLEKKSPDKPKFLSLSLFLLLQGEFISVMGDMIYEIGLGFWVLAFTGSTAIMGTLMAVSLVPSVLLSPFAGVIADRSNRKKLMVSADIIRGITIIIVALAAYLGMLQLWEVFIAGIILGVCGAFFNPAAISILPKMVPKEKLTNANSLFGIANNGADIMGNSVGGIAYVVIGAPLMFLFNGLSFIISGILTNFAKIPKNIESDITSKNFISDLKESLTFIKNLKGLSSILLIFSITSFLEHMTIVLLIPLFQTSPGLGPAKYGISMASFTIGMLLGMIILSVVNLESSKKVPLMFICLCLSNLCFIAFALTNEFYVMITLLFLAGIAESAIAIFIMSSLQSVVPDNMMGKFMGIVEMLIMSLTPLAMVTGGFLAQFFPIKTIFLVCFIASFLVSINLFFIPSFRKFITFDPETQDITDLMS, from the coding sequence ATGGGAAGCGAAGAATCTGCAAATATGTATGATAAAGAACATTTAGAAAAAAAATCGCCTGATAAACCTAAATTTTTATCATTAAGTCTTTTTTTACTTTTACAAGGGGAATTTATATCCGTAATGGGCGATATGATCTATGAAATTGGACTTGGATTTTGGGTACTGGCATTTACAGGCTCCACTGCAATTATGGGTACTTTAATGGCCGTATCACTTGTACCAAGTGTTTTATTATCCCCTTTTGCAGGAGTAATTGCTGATCGATCTAACAGAAAAAAATTAATGGTATCCGCCGATATTATCAGAGGAATAACCATTATAATTGTAGCCCTCGCTGCATATCTTGGAATGTTGCAGTTGTGGGAAGTTTTTATAGCAGGCATTATTCTTGGAGTTTGTGGGGCATTCTTTAATCCTGCAGCAATTTCTATACTGCCAAAAATGGTTCCTAAAGAGAAATTAACTAATGCAAATTCTCTTTTTGGCATAGCTAATAATGGTGCAGATATTATGGGAAATTCAGTTGGAGGTATTGCTTATGTTGTAATAGGTGCACCGCTAATGTTCTTATTCAACGGTTTATCATTTATAATATCGGGGATTCTTACAAATTTTGCTAAAATCCCAAAAAATATAGAATCAGATATTACCTCAAAAAATTTCATATCAGATCTTAAGGAATCTCTCACATTCATTAAAAATTTGAAAGGACTTTCTTCTATTTTACTAATATTTTCAATCACTAGTTTTCTAGAACACATGACTATCGTACTTCTTATACCCCTTTTTCAGACCTCTCCCGGCTTAGGACCTGCAAAATATGGAATATCCATGGCTAGCTTCACCATAGGTATGCTTTTAGGTATGATAATCCTTTCAGTGGTAAATTTGGAATCTTCAAAGAAAGTTCCATTAATGTTCATATGTCTTTGTTTATCTAATCTATGCTTCATAGCCTTTGCTTTAACAAATGAATTCTATGTAATGATCACTTTGCTATTCCTTGCAGGTATTGCAGAATCTGCAATTGCTATTTTTATTATGTCATCACTTCAATCTGTTGTCCCAGACAACATGATGGGCAAATTTATGGGTATTGTAGAAATGTTGATAATGTCGCTTACACCTCTTGCTATGGTCACAGGGGGATTTTTAGCGCAATTTTTCCCTATAAAAACAATATTTTTAGTTTGTTTTATAGCAAGTTTCCTGGTATCTATTAACCTATTCTTTATTCCATCATTTCGAAAATTTATTACTTTTGACCCTGAAACACAGGATATAACCGATTTGATGTCATGA
- a CDS encoding alpha/beta fold hydrolase, with protein sequence MELFFKETGRENKESIVFIHGGGLSGWMWDKQLEGFTDYHCLVPDLPEHGKSRHVAPLTIETAAEQIIELIKDRAHNGKAHIIGISIGGQLVIQILGRAPEVVDHAMASGAVVRPYYGRFALTMMPLNIIFRPFLKSDFILKKFLENAKIPLEYSENYRKDIMEFNTYGLTKRMLNENAAFRIPKGLCKVENSVLITMGETEWEIVHESAEDLNKCLAHSQIFKAPGLYHLWNLQSPELFNKTVRAWINNKDLPD encoded by the coding sequence ATGGAATTATTTTTTAAAGAAACAGGTAGAGAAAATAAAGAATCAATAGTTTTTATACATGGTGGTGGACTATCGGGCTGGATGTGGGATAAACAACTGGAAGGATTTACAGATTATCATTGTTTAGTCCCTGATCTTCCGGAACATGGAAAAAGTAGGCATGTAGCTCCTCTTACAATTGAAACAGCTGCAGAACAAATTATAGAACTTATCAAGGATAGGGCACATAATGGAAAAGCACATATAATTGGAATATCTATCGGAGGTCAGTTGGTGATACAGATTTTAGGTAGGGCACCTGAAGTTGTAGATCATGCAATGGCAAGTGGAGCAGTAGTACGACCTTATTATGGAAGGTTTGCTTTAACAATGATGCCTTTGAACATCATATTTCGGCCTTTTTTGAAATCTGATTTTATATTAAAGAAATTTCTGGAAAATGCAAAAATACCCCTTGAATATTCGGAAAATTATAGAAAAGACATAATGGAGTTTAACACTTACGGCCTTACTAAACGTATGTTAAATGAAAATGCAGCATTTAGAATTCCTAAAGGATTATGTAAAGTAGAAAACTCGGTTTTAATAACTATGGGTGAAACAGAATGGGAAATAGTGCATGAATCCGCTGAAGACTTAAATAAATGTCTTGCCCATTCTCAAATCTTCAAAGCTCCAGGTTTATATCATTTATGGAATTTACAATCACCAGAACTTTTTAATAAAACAGTAAGGGCATGGATAAATAATAAAGACTTACCTGATTGA